TGACAACTTACCTTGTACAGTGAACTCTCAATCTCAGCCTGTCCAATATTACGTTTGCTTGCCACTGGCTGCTGgtgcttttgttgtggttgctgctgctctacCGGCCTGGCATCAGACTCAGCTTTAAGTTTCTCTTCGGCGGTTGCTAACTCTTCAGCAAGACTTCGATTCAAATGTTGAGTGGGACTTAAAGCCCCCCACATGTTAAAGCTCAGCTTAGCCAGCCTCCATTGCTCCAAAAAATAGGGAATGGCCGACTCTCGTAAATTCCCAATAATTTGTCGAGAGATAAGCAAACCAGCCAATTGCTGTGAGGGTGAATGGTAagatcaaaatattatataaagtgATATGATATTTCTACATAGGCCTGTATAAATGATAGATACTGAGCGGATACAACTTACCTCCTTCAGCTTGTCTTCATCGCGTAGGTAGAAAGCAATGTAAAAGAGTGAGAGGAACGAGTTGACGAATTGAAAGAGAGCCACCTTAGCTATTAAATGATTCTCGTATTTGGACTGCAGTCGATAATTTTCTATACATAATAAGAGAAAGCCAATAATAGTAAGTGTTTTTGTAAGCTTCAGTTAAGCATTACCTCGATCATTAAGCCAAACGGCCAACTTGAAATAGGCCTCATCCATCAAAGTAATTGCACCGGCCAGTAAAACTTTCGGAATCACACTTAAACAGCATAGAACGCTCTCCTCCGGAAGTTTGGAGTCCCACCAATCCTAGCGTATAAACAATTAACCGATAATGGCGGATTTatataatcaaatttgttgtattttttataaacttcCATAAATAGATTGACAAGCAAACAGTTGTTAATAAAACTCTTAAAAAGACCGGTAATTAGCTTATTTGTCCGGTATTAGTTCTCCGCATAAATCTTCAATCAATACTCATTTAGCAATACCTCAACTTTATTTAGCTATACACCAAAATATTTCCGTGATTCGACTCTTATATGTAATTTAGTGGAATTCTGAGAGCTATTTTTTATATCTATGTCCGTCTGCCCCTCTGTCTATAAgaaatagagctatattttttcaaaagcACTAGTAACTTGTGCACGCAGACcaagtttgttttagatttttgtaAAATCCGGAAACCGAAaagcaagcgtaatttttatgattcctgaaacaTTGGTTTTAATCggtaaaaattgtttaaggtatttaagaaataattcgAAATGACCAACAACGGCTTCTCCAGTCgggtcttaattgctttaGTTCATAATCTGGCTTATCTTGtaccctatggtatattttaaatgtaatagtatggatataccaaattcagcttttggtatattttactatttttgaatatattaatttagtatattataataattccGCACTGTACTGCTGTGTTCTATGTGTGCAATAAAGAAACCTTGAGCCCCCCGTTGTTTAAGCAAATAATTCTACATAATGTATTTCGAACAATGTTAGTACGACACATCAGTGAcaaatctaataaatataattgatttatggattatgaaaaataaacaaatttttaaatattttaaattaaaaggggtgtatttattatgattgcATCGAATAACGTTGGCGATtcgtaaaaataatatgaaatgtatAGAATTATgagtaataataacaaagttaaataaatataaaaaccttGTGCAAATTATACATGCATTGCGGAATTCCTTTATCGGGTATATTATGGTGATCCAGCCAATCCTGtgaaaaagaacaacaaacaaacgaaagaACGGAAGATAATAGTTCAATGATGCatgataaatgataaatacataaatacttcTGTTATTACCCTTTATAAGTGGCATACAGATATTGGCATGATTCTACACACAAAGTCTAATAAATatgctttataattttttcaatgaTGCGTGCTACATACTAAGTCGGCTAGATGCTTAATATTTTGTTCAATGATACGTGATAATTGATAAATACATAACTGCTTCACTACTTCTGCTATTACCCTGCATTTGTCGACACGACCCTACATAAATGCTTTATAATCTTGCAGCGGCAACTGCAGTCAAAgtactaaacaaattaaatttaaaatttgaaaattattttcgatGGGATAGTCTGTGTATGTAATCGACATAGAAACCCATCCCTACATAaatgttgattgttgttgtgagtATGTTAAATTGATATTCTTGTTTACTGCCATTAATTTAACTTGTGAATTGTTTGTGAATGTCAAGTGCGAGTGTTCAGCCTTTGCGTGAACCCGTGAGAGcatcaatcaaattaaataaacaaataaaattcaacaaattaatCTCATGAATGCTTACAAGCACAAACATAGGCGTTTAAAACAACACATCCGCTGGATCACCTAACTAATAGTCAAtccgcaacacacacacacagacctATACCCTATACCCTACTTTTGCAACACGAAATATTAATGAACCTGATACGAGTATTTCAATACATGGGGTAATTAATGGGAAATAACTCGTAGGTGCACCGAACTAAACTCTAGCAAAcgtataaaatgaaaaaactcACCTGAAATCTCAACATTAAAAACATCACAACAAACACTAAGCAGAGGCACAGACCAATTACAGGAAAGCTGACCAAATAGCGAAAGGCTCGCCGCTGCCATGCAGGAGCTTCTTTAGGTTCCAATCTTCCTGTCACATTGTTTTCTTCCAAAGGACCCTATTAAATTGCGCCTTAGAACcagtaaattattaaatttcaattatctCACCTTGTAGAGAGGCCTGGGCGGTTCAAGAAGTTCGGGTGGAGTTGATAAAGTTCCCCAGCGAAAGGCCAATTCCACGGAGTAGCGTTTCCAAGCCTCTAGATAGAGTGATGCCCAGGCTACATTGAAGAGCGAGAATAGCACATGGCCCATATCCTGAGCTATTTGGCCCTTGCCCCACAATATGCCGTAGAGTATAGTGCCAAATACGGCCGGCACACCCAATGCGCATGTGTAGTGGCCCAACCATGCAAAGTAGAGTGCAACCTTTACACCAAAATATGCTGCAATATCGTCTAATGGTTGGGGGGCACAGATTTGCTTGACCCAATGTGTTTGTAACTGCGCCAGAGAACCGCTCTCGTGCAAGGGAAAGACCTGTGTTATCAGTCCAGACTCCTGCCAAGCGGCAACAATACTTTGAccttcagcaacagcagcgcgaCCCTGTAGAGCGTCAATGTCACTGCATCCAGCGCGCAGTCCTTGTAGAACCTGTAACACTAACCACTGGCGCTCTTGAGATGTAAACAAAGCTGTGCTGCCCACATCGCCCCGCAATTGTTGGAAGCAGTGACTTTCGCGGGTTGTAAATTCACGCAATGCCCCTCCTAGATCTGGACGCAACCGCTTTGGCAGGCGAGCTTCCTCCGCTGCTCTGAAAAGTCTACGTAGAGAACAAACAATACAGTGATTCTGTCTCGGTTATTCGATTAGTCTTTATAgtcaattcaaattgtttcttttttttgttttctaactTGGCCACTTATAATtcataccaaagactataaaatacatacacaatAAAATAACTTCAGTTGGTTTGAGCTCATGCACTCATTACACGACGAGAAGTTTCGGCCTGGGCTGGGCTGACGAAATAAGTTAATGTTACTATTTATCTTAAAATGTGGATTTTATGTGGATTGAACGAAATTTCATTCTATAGTCTATGGGTCTGCTTAAGAATTAcagttatatttatacatCCAAAAATCAACGGAAAGGCTTGGAGGTCACCCTAACAGCCTGGTGACCTAACGCCGAGTCATCGGACTACTGTCAGGAGAAGACTAAAACTCTATCATCCTCAAGACCTGCTGGCTCGGGTCTTGACCTAATGTTTACCAGCAATACTATACATAAATTTTTCGTATATCCTTATGTTCAATTTACagtatataatttgtatatagcttatatttattatgtgctgctgacataatttattttctgcttagaatttctgatttgtttaaattgcTCAGTTAGGTAGCAGCTATCTTTGTTACCATTTcgttattatttcaaataaaaaaaatatatttatatatatttatacatcaCTTAAATGCACTTACATATTAACTGGAGCGCTCACGTAAAAGGCATTGCGGCTGGAGCTCTCGTGGGCCTTAACCTGGACTAAAAGACCTAATCCAGCAGGCGGCTGAGAACGTATGCGGGCGAGTAACCAACGCAAGGCCTCGTCTGGGGCATCCTCGGGAAATTCAATGACAACATCGCACTGGGTGGGTATTTTGTTAAGCCAAAGCCGACGTGGCGTCATAAGGTGTCCTGCATAAGGTACTTTGCGGCGTAATTGGCGGGAAGCTATGACGAAGCGAATTGAGAAACGCAAATTAATTGTTTCAGGGAAACtggcaaagaaaaacaaagcagACAAGCACCTCTAATTCAGAACAATTCcttctattaattttaatgaaagaCGACATATTAATGCGAAAATcagcaaaatattgtttattaaaaatatacaaacaatgATAACACTATCCAaacttcaataaatataaagataaTATAGACACAAAGAATatgtaacatatgtatatgtatgtacatatgtatatgcaaatgaaaactCAGTGGAACACACAAATGACTGCCACTAAACACAGAACACTAACATATCtactatttaattaaattaaataaataaaaaatatattctatttgTTTATCGCCAACAGATTCAAGATTTTGACCGTCTTTATATTTTGGCTAATACTTTAAACTATTAAATGAATACCGGCtacaaagaaaaagtaaatgaTAAGAGACATCTTAACGAAGTGGAGggattttttaattacttatacaaaataaaacctcAGTTGGCTATCATCATATATTGTGGTCTTCAAGTAGCTGGCGATTATCGAGCAAAGTAATTTGTAAGAGTTTTATAAACTAGTAAACCGCCCACATacctaattaaattgaatcaGTTGTTTTCCCCAACAAACTTAAGAACCTGTAATTACGTGCGTCCAAGAGACGATGgcattttaaaatagtatACTGGGAAGACGGGGAGACAAGTTTACGTTTTAAGTATCACACgctcattttatttgtattagtaAAAAATACAAGCAGAAGTACCTTGTTTAACGAACTGTCGAGTTCGCCACCCAAAGTAATCTAATTGATTTAGCAAtgatgatatatgtattttccAAAAGAAGGGCTTGagaaacatataaaaaaaagctgtTACCGCCACCCCCAGGGTATCACAGACACTAAAAGAGATAGACCTATATTTTTTCCGACAGCACTTTTCACTTAtacacgcagatcaagtttgtttaataGAATAGCATGCGTAGCATGAAGCTTAAGTCACGATTTAGTACATAAAATCACATCTCCAGTCTTTATGATTCTTGTCAATTTGGTTGCGCATATATCAGCAACTATTCTACTATTGTAGTAGTAGACGGTTTTATCATACAAAAGCGTTCTTAATCTTTAATCTTTAATCTTTTCTTAAATGTCATGAACTTTTTTTGTACACCCAATATATGACTACACACTACAGCTAAACTAAAGTTTACAGAATATGCATATGAGCATTTCCATAAAATTAaacgtaaataaatttatgtatgtaaataatgttattcattttattttttgttgctacaTTTTTGAAAAGGAAGTcacaaatatattctttttcaGATTTCCCACCCTAAAGTGCTGTTTTCCCCGGATTTTATTCATCAATTTCAATCAAGATCCTTGCACCAATAACAATCTAGAAACAAAATAGGAACAAAATAGAAAcagcaataaaacaaacatcGCATAATTGTACAAATTTTCTCAAACTTGTAGAAATTTGCTCACATTCGCTGTAACGctataattaacaaaattgtaaaattaattaagcgatagcaatactacaaaataaagcTACTAATAGAACATTGTGGTATCTTAGAAATGACTGGAAATGcccatataaataattaaggcATTGTCTTAAttcctatatatgtatgatacatacatagatgtaAAGTTTTCGATTTTCTTACCGTTTTCAATTGTCTCTTTGGCACAGGATATTAATTTGCCTTTGCGACGTCTCAAATTCGATTCAAAATTGTTGTCTTCGGTAAAATCATCATCTCGCGTTATAACCTCACTAGCTCCAGAGGTGCCATCCTcaccagctgttgttgttgactccGACACTTCCTCTGAGAACTGACGGACTGCATAGCTATGAAAGACATTACCTTTGCCTCCACCACCGCCACGCATCGTACTCTCAAAATGTTGGCTCATTTTGggccaaataaaaataacaaatctttcttttgttatttaatttttctttgatttccGTATCTGTGattttttcttataattttagtttcattgcttaaaatgttataatttttatattggaCGATATCACGTGAttaccaacaaaatattaaatcctGCGGAATAttgttcattatttatttttttcagtagtacaaatataaaatgtcGATTACAATTTATAGGAAGAGAACGCAAtcataaaatactatatgtaaAGAAATGGTGTAATaagaaaaaagctaaaaacacGCAACagaaaattttattaagaGAGTTTATTAGGTTTGTATTCCTTCTACCGGCTAGAAAAAGGGTGGCTTTTTGTGAATTTTGCTCAGAAATATTGAGTCCAGTTACTGTTCAACGATAGTCAAGGGTTCAATGTGCGTGGGAGTCacttaactatttttttttaatagtaattcaaagaaaaagcgacaacaaaaacGGAAGCACTAGAAATTGTCTACTTATTTCATAATCGCAACGACCCATTTAGGTTAATCCGTTTCACTCAGATAAAAACGAACCACTTAGGGTGgcatttacttaaaaaaaagtattgcatACCTCTAAGGGcgtcattaaaaattaagctTGAGCACCGCTGCCTGCTTGTGCAAATTGCAgtagaatttaattattaaattaccAACAATTCTATAACAATTATCTGACGGACACAAATTGTACACGTTTTCACTTTGGAAAATGCCACTACAGACTGAAATGTAGCAAAGTTGCTGCGCCCAGCTCATCATAGGAAAGAGCGCGCTCGTGGTGAGTTTCTAACTTATCGATTTTGTTCTGTGAGTTCTCGTGAGGTCGCTACATGCGTGcgagataaaataaaaacagagaAACACATATTCGCAttgccttttttgttttcatacaCAACTTTTGTCGAGAGCTAAAGAAGACGCTTGCAGAAAGCTAGCAGAAACTAGAAAGAAGCCAGACAAGAATACCGACTCCATGACTCATTTCGCAATATCAACTCATTTGAACATATTAAATCTATGTTATTATCTTTAGGttaattcaaaatcaattagtatgttaatatatcattaaagtacaatttttaaagacaaaattacatttatctTAAGGATTCGCGCAACATTataattcaacaatttcaaaaattatgaaattaaattataatataattttagacaaatattttttaaatcgatTTTAGAGGTGTGAGCACACAACATTTTTGGTTGGCGGTGAAAAATTGAAGCTGACAGATGAAAAAGGACGCGTTCTATTGTTTAGCTTCGTTATGTCGGTTAACACTCgtgcaaaaaatatttataaattcattggGGTAGGGTAGTGTGACCAAATTCGGTGAGAACAAAAAACTTTAGGCTTTCTAATTTTGACCCGATGAGAATATTGTGAATGGCAATTTTCTCAGCGCTAAATAAATGTAACTCCAAATGTTTGAAGTTTACACCTGCTGTAGTCCTTATTCCATTGTTTactcattttaataatacttagACGAAATCAAAGCTGTCTATACttcttattttacttttaagcAAAAGCGGCACCGCACATACAGGACCAAGAATTTTAAGCTCAGAACTTGTAATAATGTCAAAAGAGGCCGAGTGCTCAGATTTAGGTAATAAAAGTCATTCGcgatattcttaaaaaaaaaaaaaaactttcaagTCCGCCTCcataatttacaataataatgaatttaaaaatggtTACTTTTTTgtcttaaaaaaaagtattgagTCTATTAAGCctcagacaaacaaacaattttcagcaagttgaaaataatttgcattttttttagttttgcaacTTGCAAGTTCATTTTTAGCAGCAAAATGGTTTCACTAGTGTTTATGCGTGTAAATTTGATTGCAGCAGTCAAGTTGCTGCCAATTTTTTCGCATCGTTTGTACTTCAGATAATTAAGAAACCATTTTAAAACCCTTATTACTATGTAGCTATTAATCTAAAAATCAATGCTGCCCAATTGTGAGATTTAGAATTAaccaaattgtttaattggttttaataaataaattacttttgtcCTTTTTTTAGATAGAGCAACTCAGGATCAACTTTCGAATAGTTGCAACAACTTAGGATATAAATGAACTCGTGACCCATAgcgcaattttaaagctacccatagcttaattttaaagctagagctgcgaatttgtgtatacaataataacaatagtaattGTGATACCTGAattgatttggttgcgataaAAATtctagaagttattaaagaaatacttttgtatctacATGTTCGCCTATATTGGCAACAAGGATGAACACGACAACAATTGCTCGTGTCGTAGATGTTTAGAAATAAATACCGACTGCATAAACACTGCGATGGCTCTGCGAGTTCAAGTCCCGGTCGGGAatgtttttactattttttaatattttgtgacaTATTgttttggtaaattttaagaatattaacacaatatttagattttactcaaaatgtgtagcgggtatctcacagtcgagcacattcggctgtagctttcttacttgttttaatttatgcaatggCGAAGCAAATATCATTAGAGCGAGAGAACGCACACGagtgttttattataaataagttacaagtgaaatttatgagttaaaatttaataattgcaattacagATTCACCATTTAAGAATTTtagttgcaaataaaatagcaaaataacACAAACGAGAACGCGAACGAACAGaatcaaataaaagaaagGAACGGATATAGATTTTATGCATATGGAGGGCACATGTAGATTAGTAAGATTAAGTAacaaatagtatttaattgaaaaagtgaTAGAATCAATCACTGATACAATCAATCTTAAAGAGACCATAGAGAAAGGCCACTCGAAGATACAATATCTCAGCTAAAAAAGTTAAGTATTTGGAAAGAATGGGCAGATATGTTTTAAGGCAAAAGCAACTGATTTTATGGAAATAattcttgtatttattttttaacgatttgaaataaaattcataatattattGAACGAAATGGACgaataatacatttttcatttgcattagTGATATATAAGGGCTTGTGATTCATATTAATATGGTAAAAATAATGGTTCGTTGTCGTTACATAGTATATAAACTAAGCTATCATATACATAGACTACTGTCAACAAACATAAAACTAGGtctgaatttttaatttggtattacCAATTTTCTTCATCCTCCAAATTGTCAGCAGGTGTATTGAAAGCCTGTAACATTAACTTGTTTTATCCATTGAACGAaagcaaatttcattaaacttACCCCTCCTCCACGAACATCAACTGTGTTGAAGTTTGAGCGATTGGAACTGCTACCGCCACCGATTTCATTTAGAAAATCCGGAACATCTTGATCGGAACCCTTCAGAATTTTAATCAAATCGCCAGCGATAAGACGATCCTGATCAGGATCAAAAAATGAAGTGGCACGTCCACTGTTGCCCACACGACCCGTGCGTCCAATACGATGCACGTAATCATCAATGTTTGTAGGCATATCATAGTTAATTACATGcttcacatttttaatatctgaaaaaataccataattaTATGGTCAATCAGGAATAAATTGGTAGCTATCACTGACTACTTACCAAGCCCACGGGAGGCAACAGAGGTAGCAATAAGAACTTTCATGGTGCCATTTTTGAAATCGCGCAAAGCCTGTTCGCGTTGACTCTGTAAGCGATCGCCATGAATAGATGTAGTTGGAAACTCAGTTTCAGAGAAAAATGAGGCTAGAAAGTCTGCTCCACGTTTTGTCTCTACGAAAACAATGGTACCTTCAGCACCCTCACGCAAGATTTcctataaacaaaattgtgtttaattttaaaacaaacagaaatatGATTTGACTTACCATCAATTTGGAGCGCTTGCTAAACTTGTTAACCTCAAAAATGTCTTGTTTTACATCTGAGCAGGCACCTCCCACTACGCCAAtagtaacaaaaatataatccTTAAGAAACTCGCCAGCCAAACGCTGAATTTGCTCTGGAAATGTAGCAGAGAACATCAAAGTCTGATGTTCTGGGTGCATAGTTTGATGATGCATGATTTTGCGCATACTCTCCGAAAAGCCCATGTCCAACATACGATCAGCCTCGTCAAGAACAATGTATCGAATGTTGTCAAACATTATAAATGTGCGTTCAACAAAATCAAGCAAACGACCTGGAGTGGCAATCAGCAAATGACAACCCTTGTTAATCGCCTCATTTTGATGCTTAACCGATGTCCCTCCATAAACCAAACTAATCTTGAGATAAGTTGTATACGCAAACTTTCTTGCTTCATTGAAAATTTGGATCGCGAGCTCTCGAGTTGGTGACACAACTACCGCAAGCGGTTTGCCAATTTCTAGATCAGAAGGCTCATCAAGAATGTTTGTCAGTATGGGCAGCAAGAATGCAGCTGTCTTTCCAGATCCAGTCTGGGCGCAAGCCATCAGATCGCGTTTTCCAGCAATCACTGGTATTGAAACCTTTTGTATGGGAGTGGGAACTTTGTAACCAGCTTTAGTCACATTTTCCACCAAAATTTCGCGAAGTCCGGCTTGGTCAAACCGTTTAATCGATGTTGGCACATTCTCACCAGTCACCTTTAACAACATTAGATTTAgtttagaaaataatttatatcttATTAGATCACCTTAACGGGAATATTGTCATATTTAGAGAAGTTAATCCCAGACATAATTCCAGTGCTAAACATCTCCGTTTCATCGTTAGTCGGTTCAGGAGGGATATAAAATTCTCTAGCCTTCTTTTCACCTTCCTCGCCATTATCAGCATGATTGTTATTCATGTCACCAGCTCCTTCGCGACGACGACGCTCACCTATTGGgttaaatttacaaaacgaTTTTAAAAAACAGGCTTGCAGAAATTAATACCTTGGATCTATGCACattctatatttaaaacaaaaaaaatacgaatatgTTTAAGCCTTTCAagtatcaaatttaaataggACAATGACgtgttgatgctgatgaaaaatgttttcaatgaAATCAAGTTGTTGgttttaaagaatatttgtgCAACCgatattttttatggttttaatGGAAGTTTCATTGCGcaatattgaatttttcatacatataaattgtattctaaaaaagaagtcaaaattataaatttagatTCCTTAGAGaccattttcaaaaattttaaaaaataaaaactatttttgtttagAGAACcttaattatattcaaataaaaatatgtaaatgaataAGTGCAAAGAATAATTAAGTTATTGAAATTacactttaattattatttaaaaaaaagcataagGAATTTAACATAAGGATGAAATGTATCCGTCTTTGCTGATATTAATGAGGTTCGCAGCTTTAAGCTCCAATAAGATTCGAAAAGCAATAGCTGCCTCCATCCTCGTTTTGATGAATGCCACCGAACGCATGTCGACCCTTGGTTGCATGACGAGCGCACAGATCAAACTGTGTGCAACGCTCCTCTTCAATGCTGGCATATCTTTAACAATAATCGGATCGTATGTGTACAAGGCAGGTATTGAGATATAATGTGGTCTGCCTCCCTCTTTGGGTTTCGTAAGTTCAGTTCCATTTCTCGGATTGCCATCAATTATTAGATTGGCCTGTACTTGTTCAGCACCCACTTGTCTATAATTGTCTACCATCAACCGAAGTAAATTATCGTGCTTGATAATAAACTTTAAGTCTTCTAGGTTGTTGCCATATAAACGTTCTTGGATGCACTCCTGtttctgctgtggctgttgcggAGTATCATTGGCATTCGACATCGAATCATCTATGAGTCGCGTTGATGGGGTGATCATTGCTTGCGTTACGTTGGGAGTGCTGCTTTCAATTGTATGATTTCTTAGTCCGCCACACAGGCTCACACTTTCTGGTGGTCgaattatttcaattgatgTCACTATCGGTCTATCTGGCAAATTGTCTGAACAGA
This window of the Drosophila albomicans strain 15112-1751.03 chromosome 2L, ASM965048v2, whole genome shotgun sequence genome carries:
- the LOC117564572 gene encoding anoctamin-8 isoform X4; translation: MSQHFESTMRGGGGGKGNVFHSYAVRQFSEEVSESTTTAGEDGTSGASEVITRDDDFTEDNNFESNLRRRKGKLISCAKETIENASRQLRRKVPYAGHLMTPRRLWLNKIPTQCDVVIEFPEDAPDEALRWLLARIRSQPPAGLGLLVQVKAHESSSRNAFYVSAPVNILFRAAEEARLPKRLRPDLGGALREFTTRESHCFQQLRGDVGSTALFTSQERQWLVLQVLQGLRAGCSDIDALQGRAAVAEGQSIVAAWQESGLITQVFPLHESGSLAQLQTHWVKQICAPQPLDDIAAYFGVKVALYFAWLGHYTCALGVPAVFGTILYGILWGKGQIAQDMGHVLFSLFNVAWASLYLEAWKRYSVELAFRWGTLSTPPELLEPPRPLYKGPLEENNVTGRLEPKEAPAWQRRAFRYLVSFPVIGLCLCLVFVVMFLMLRFQDWWDSKLPEESVLCCLSVIPKVLLAGAITLMDEAYFKLAVWLNDRENYRLQSKYENHLIAKVALFQFVNSFLSLFYIAFYLRDEDKLKEQLAGLLISRQIIGNLRESAIPYFLEQWRLAKLSFNMWGALSPTQHLNRSLAEELATAEEKLKAESDARPVEQQQPQQKHQQPVASKRNIGQAEIESSLYKYDGTFSDHLEMLVQMGYVVLFSAAFPLAGLCALINNLMEIRSDAFKLAHVHQRPFGQRVANIGTWQNALSILSLAAVIVNCALIGLSGQVSRLWPGLSTAQTIILIVTLEHIMLGLRQALTWLLPELPSWLAAEIARAEHCRREMQCKGTSPRPTPPTPHSSTSTQPEQEYNEGNTTHEQVMESQVADDLLLYDHELTDPGFGRSIEADVNIYENRDSSPDSPPSQTSTILIRPLHESTPPHGCSSLSSLHQDGNGGVSTSTVVDNPGSRMQSMHIQEIPPFRKKSSDSAGSSTSSSPQRCSKRQLQLQQLQQQHPTKIAEIPPYSKTRKISAESATHLQMSELINNTDNTDILKPAPSWSNVALKSGASGNKLATSPATQQQYKIVASSSSSSGGGSVFSPNSVGPIASSGVINSQSRPSVGALSNSSSSSSQKLQQKHAKEDREKEKESDREKEREEEAAPTASTSSVNTDDEIKAAELAAKKSRLKQKLVKSARSVAIFSLKLKERRQREAEKAATIAVEHAKALAKLPMPQPVGGELSLIPIEQLIQIEDIKPVIKPTTTISTSSSTQASSSIHYHNHPQQQQ
- the LOC117564572 gene encoding anoctamin-8 isoform X3, whose protein sequence is MSQHFESTMRGGGGGKGNVFHSYAVRQFSEEVSESTTTAGEDGTSGASEVITRDDDFTEDNNFESNLRRRKGKLISCAKETIENASRQLRRKVPYAGHLMTPRRLWLNKIPTQCDVVIEFPEDAPDEALRWLLARIRSQPPAGLGLLVQVKAHESSSRNAFYVSAPVNILFRAAEEARLPKRLRPDLGGALREFTTRESHCFQQLRGDVGSTALFTSQERQWLVLQVLQGLRAGCSDIDALQGRAAVAEGQSIVAAWQESGLITQVFPLHESGSLAQLQTHWVKQICAPQPLDDIAAYFGVKVALYFAWLGHYTCALGVPAVFGTILYGILWGKGQIAQDMGHVLFSLFNVAWASLYLEAWKRYSVELAFRWGTLSTPPELLEPPRPLYKGPLEENNVTGRLEPKEAPAWQRRAFRYLVSFPVIGLCLCLVFVVMFLMLRFQDWLDHHNIPDKGIPQCMYNLHKDWWDSKLPEESVLCCLSVIPKVLLAGAITLMDEAYFKLAVWLNDRENYRLQSKYENHLIAKVALFQFVNSFLSLFYIAFYLRDEDKLKEQLAGLLISRQIIGNLRESAIPYFLEQWRLAKLSFNMWGALSPTQHLNRSLAEELATAEEKLKAESDARPVEQQQPQQKHQQPVASKRNIGQAEIESSLYKYDGTFSDHLEMLVQMGYVVLFSAAFPLAGLCALINNLMEIRSDAFKLAHVHQRPFGQRVANIGTWQNALSILSLAAVIVNCALIGLSGQVSRLWPGLSTAQTIILIVTLEHIMLGLRQALTWLLPELPSWLAAEIARAEHCRREMQCKGTSPRPTPPTPHSSTSTQPEQEYNEGNTTHEQVMESQVADDLLLYDHELTDPGFGRSIEADVNIYENRDSSPDSPPSQTSTILIRPLHESTPPHGCSSLSSLHQDGNGGVSTSTVVDNPGSRMQSMHIQEIPPFRKKSSDSAGSSTSSSPQRCSKRQLQLQQLQQQHPTKIAEIPPYSKTRKISAESATHLQMSELINNTDNTDILKPAPSWSNVALKSGASGNKLATSPATQQQYKIVASSSSSSGGGSVFSPNSVGPIASSGVINSQSRPSVGALSNSSSSSSQKLQQKHAKEDREKEKESDREKEREEEAAPTASTSSVNTDDEIKAAELAAKKSRLKQKLVKSARSVAIFSLKLKERRQREAEKAATIAVEHAKALAKLPMPQPVGGELSLIPIEQLIQIEDIKPVIKPTTTISTSSSTQASSSIHYHNHPQQQQ